One region of Triticum aestivum cultivar Chinese Spring chromosome 6B, IWGSC CS RefSeq v2.1, whole genome shotgun sequence genomic DNA includes:
- the LOC123135301 gene encoding wall-associated receptor kinase 2-like, translating into MMFHRLADVPVVLLWLGAVLAATPQPSSKCQRKCGSIDIPYPFGIVHSPDDDDGHCTMNGFGLTCNETGIDGGRHRPFYGDVEVVGVSLQQGQARMLNDISYYCYNTITREMDRDEWWLNFVGTPLRFSDTTNKFTVIGCETLAYINGDDSNHGDDGDYGGKYMSGCVAMCRGDDVRSTLSNGSCSGIGCCQTAIPGGLQYYHVEFDSAFNTTEIHNVSRCSYAVLMDSSNFTFSTTYVAWPVFMNNYGGQAPFVMDWSIGNETCDIARKKPGSYACVSDNSECFNSLNGPGYICNCSKGFHGNPYLQDPEHGCKDIDECKLPQLYRCTNGGVCRNRLGGYDCPCKFRWKADAKAGTCIDHFPLAAKVVVGTTVGILIMVLITFLVILHKEKRKMAEFFKKNGGPTLEKATSIEIFKYEDLKSFLKRNNLIANGSFGEVYKGLLENKLVAIKKPINGTVRENEQFANEVIIQSQLIHKNIVRLIGCCPEVEAPLLVYEFISQDFGISRLLATNKQHTTSIIGDVNYMDPVYLQEGLLTKKNDVYKKAYSPKKMDISRTAIHLDTSIFSTSIYGRRVEENLHQAMEKLHQAKDNLHLANENK; encoded by the exons ATGATGTTCCACAGATTAGCTGATGTACCTGTGGTACTATTATGGCTCGGCGCAGTGCTTGCCGCAACGCCACAACCTAGCAGCAAGTGCCAAAGAAAATGCGGCAGCATAGACATCCCTTACCCATTCGGCATCGTCCATTCacccgacgacgacgacggccaCTGCACCATGAACGGCTTCGGCCTGACCTGCAACGAGACCGGCATTGATGGTGGGCGCCACAGGCCATTTTatggcgacgtggaggtcgtcggCGTCTCGCTGCAGCAAGGTCAGGCTCGGATGCTGAATGATATCTCCTATTATTGCTACAACACCATCACTCGGGAGATGGACCGCGACGAGTGGTGGCTGAACTTTGTGGGCACACCCTTGAGGTTCTCTgacaccaccaacaagttcacggTCATCGGTTGCGAAACGCTGGCATACATCAACGGCGATGACAGCAACCACGGCGATGATGGCGATTACGGCGGCAAGTACATGAGCGGGTGCGTGGCCATGTGCCGGGGAGACGATGTGAGGTCGACCCTGAGCAACGGCTCCTGCTCCGGGATAGGGTGCTGCCAGACCGCCATCCCCGGGGGGCTGCAGTACTACCACGTGGAGTTTGACTCTGCCTTTAACACGACGGAGATCCACAACGTCAGCCGCTGCAGCTACGCGGTGCTCATGGACTCGTCCAACTTCACCTTCTCGACCACCTATGTGGCCTGGCCGGTGTTCATGAATAACTACGGCGGCCAGGCGCCGTTCGTCATGGATTGGTCTATCGGGAATGAGACATGCGACATAGCCCGTAAGAAACCTGGGTCATACGCGTGTGTCAGCGACAACAGCGAGTGCTTCAACTCGCTCAATGGACCAGGCTACATCTGCAACTGCTCCAAAGGCTTCCATGGTAATCCTTACCTGCAAGATCCGGAGCACGGATGCAAAG ACATTGATGAATGCAAGCTCCCCCAATTGTATCGCTGCACAAATGGCGGGGTCTGCAGAAACAGGCTAGGAGGCTATGACTGCCCATGCAAATTTAGATGGAAAGCCGACGCCAAAGCGGGAACTTGCATAGATCATTTCCCTCTAGCAGCTAAGGTGGTAGTCG GTACAACTGTTGGCATTCTTATCATGGTGCTTATAACGTTTCTTGTTATTCTTCACAAAGAGAAAAGGAAGATGGCAGAATTCTTCAAAAAGAATGGCGGCCCTACATTAGAGAAGGCAACAAGCATTGAAATTTTCAAATATGAGGACCTCAAGTCATTTCTAAAGAGAAACAACTTAATTGCAAATGGTTCCTTTGGTGAAGTTTACAAGGGCCTTCTTGAAAATAAACTAGTTGCAATAAAGAAGCCGATTAATGGTACCGTGCGAGAGAATGAACAATTTGCAAATGAAGTCATCATCCAATCTCAACTCATCCACAAGAACATTGTTAGGCTCATTGGTTGTTGCCCTGAAGTTGAAGCCCCCCTCCTGGTCTATGAGTTTATCTCCCAAG ACTTTGGCATATCTAGGTTGCTTGCAACGAACAAACAACACACTACGTCAATCATCGGCGATGTGAATTACATGGATCCAGTATATCTACAAGAAGGCCTACTCACCAAAAAAAATGATGTCTACAAGAAGGCCTACTCACCGAAAAAAATGGACATATCTAGAACTgcaatacatctagatacatccattttttcaACAAGTATTTACGGAAGAAG AGTGGAGGAGAACCTGCATCAAGCAATGGAAAAGCTGCATCAAGCAAAGGACAACCTGCACCTAGCAAATGAAAACAAGTAG